In Coturnix japonica isolate 7356 chromosome 9, Coturnix japonica 2.1, whole genome shotgun sequence, a single window of DNA contains:
- the EIF4G1 gene encoding eukaryotic translation initiation factor 4 gamma 1 isoform X5, translated as MNKAPQPTGGAPTAPHPAPSPGLPQSAFPPGQTAPVIFNPTPTSQMNTPSQPRQGGFRSLQHFYQNRAQPPASASRVQSNTTARPGPPAHVYPAASQVMMIPSQISYTPSQGAYYIPGQGRSTYVVPTQQYPVQPGAPSFYPGASPTEFGTYAGAYYPAQGVQQFPAGVPTAQVIVSQQPSIPPKRERKTIRIRDPNQGGKDITEEIMSGARTSSTPTPPQAGSSLEPQANGETPHVAVIVRPDDRPKPALVVSKPVSLEPSKSASPSPPPPLIPEVEPVVMSTVTLVPMEPPVEADTKVELGEAPPDLHQTFSAITTVPGAGELPLVPPPDMDTVAVVEEEVAEEEEEVAVPLLEPTLQAPALPEVPSVPVAPLMPAVPPVPAVPSPPLVVPLVPEAPAKPASPSPPPPQEEPCPEPVAEPAAEANGVLEEVPEPQPEAPVCQPVPVPVSEPVPVLTSAPTLDSPIAQPEELPLPNGMEGSSKVEPSEEQPESDVSPISEPEEPAQPGTPTSPPAEEEEEESEGPAEAQERSSSPAPAPSQTLEATVQVAVSVPKKKRRLKELNKKEAVGDLLDAFKESQISDSASEVENKPPPSAPARETEEAAPTRPQEESEETWEEKEDKLAPEKGKAGDQKYRYKEEQWKPLNPEEKKRYDREFLLGFQFIFASMQKPEGLPQITDVVLDKPCVPSQANKTPLRALDPIRLSGMNCSPDFTPSFANLGRPVMGNRGLPSGLGPRRSQQTQRKEPRKIIATVSLNEDVKLNKAEKAWKPSSKRASEEEDPENIKTQELLRRVRSILNKLTPQMFQQLMKQVMELSIDTEERLKGVIDLVFEKAISEPNFSVAYANMCRCLMGLKVPTTDKPTVTVNFRKLLLNRCQKEFEKDKDDDEIFEKRQKEMDDASAPEEKARMKDELEEARDKARRRSLGNIKFIGELFKLKMLTEAIMHDCVVKLLKNHDEESLECLCRLLTTIGKDLDFEKAKPRMDQYFNQMEKIIKEKKTSSRIRFMLQDVIDLRRNSWVPRRGDQGPKTIDQIHKEAEMEEHREHIKVQQLMSKDKRRGPPGPSISGGRSSLVADDGWNTVPISKGNRPIDTSRLTKITKPGLIDSNNQLFAPGGRLSWGKGSSGGSGAKPADSASDSGRPATSTLNRFSALQQSTPAESSESRRVVQRSSSSRDRSEKAGDRGDRESRSEKSSDRLERPDRGERGERNRSAVTKRSFSKETEDRSREREKQSGPEAVRKTASMSEERDRSRETIKQEPAPPAASPKPMLSEEELEKKSKAIIEEYLHINDMKEALQCVQELGSPSLLYVFVRNGIESTLERSTISREHMGILLCHLVKAGTLSKEQYYKGLREILEIAEDMEIDIPHIWLYLAELITPILQEEGIPMEELFREITKPLVPLGKATTLLVEVLGLLCKGMSQKTAGKLWRDGGLSWKEFLPEDQDVNKFVTEQKLEYTMGDNSDTPSCKELTSEELCKQMDKLLKENSNNQRIYDWIEANLSEQQVSSNTFIRALMTSVCHSAIIFENPYRVDALVIRNRAKLLQKYMRDEQKELQALYALQALVVKLDQPPNLLRMFFDALYDEDVIKEEAFYKWESSKDPAEQQGKGVALKSVTAFFTWLREAEDESDNN; from the exons ATGAACAAAGCTCCACAGCCCACAGGAGGAGCCCCGACAGCCCCGCACCCTGCCCCTTCTCCCGGACTTCCACAG TCAGCGTTCCCACCTGGTCAGACGGCACCTGTGATTTTTAACCCGACACCGACCTCACAAATGAATACGCCTTCTCAGCCACGACAG GGAGGATTCAGGTCTCTCCAG CATTTCTACCAGAACAGGGCCCAGCCTCCTGCCAGCGCGTCCCGCGTGCAGAGCAACACAACGGCCCGGCCTGGCCCTCCTGCCCATGTGTATCCAGCTGCTTCCCAGGTGATGATGATACCCTCCCAGATATCCTACACACCTTCCCAAGGAGCCTATTACATTCCCGGACAG GGTCGTTCAACGTACGTTGTCCCAACACAACAGTACCCAGTTCAGCCTGGTGCCCCTAGTTTTTACCCTGGAGCCAGCCCCACAGAGTTTGGGACTTACG CGGGTGCTTATTACCCGGCCCAGGGGGTGCAGCAGTTCCCAGCGGGGGTCCCCACTGCCCAGGTCATTGTGAGCCAGCAGCCGTCGATCCCCCCAAAACGAGAACGCAAGACG ATTCGGATACGAGACCCCAACCAAGGTGGCAAAGACatcactgaagaaataatgtCCGGAGCAAGGACCTCATCtacccccacccctccccag GCTGGAAGCAGTTTGGAACCCCAGGCTAATGGAGAAACCCCTCATGTAGCAGTCATTGTCCGGCCAG ATGACCGCCCAAAGCCTGCGCTGGTGGTGAGCAAGCCTGTCTCCCTGGAGCCCAGCAAGTCAGCGTCCCCGTcgcctccccctcccctcatCCCCGAGGTGGAGCCTGTGGTGATGTCAACTGTGACGCTGGTGCCAATGGAGCCCCCCGTGGAAGCGGACACTAAAGTGGAGCTGGGCGAGGCGCCGCCCGACCTGCACCAGACGTTTAGCGCTATCACTACAGTGCCAGGGGCTGGGGAGTTGCCCCTCGTACCCCCACCTGACATGGACACGGTGGCTGTGGTGGAGGAGGAGGtagcagaggaggaggaagaggttGCCGTTCCTCTCCTGGAGCCCACCTTGCAGGCGCCCGCCTTGCCCGAGGTGCCATCGGTGCCTGTTGCCCCCCTCATGCCAGCTGTGCCCCCAGTGCCAGCTGTGCCGTCACCACCGCTCGTTGTCCCACTGGTCCCTGAAGCACCTGCCAAACCCGCCTCTCCCAGCCCACCGCCGCCCCAGGAAGAGCCCTGCCCTGAGCCTGTtgctgagcctgctgctgaGGCCAATGGGGTTTTAGAGGAGGTGCCCGAGCCTCAACCTGAGGCACCTGTGTGCCAGCCGGTGCCCGTACCCGTCTCGGAGCCTGTCCCGGTGCTCACCTCAGCGCCCACCCTGGACTCCCCCATTGCGCAGCCTGAAGAACTGCCCTTGCCCAACGGGATGGAGGGCTCCAGCAAAGTGGAGCCGAGTGAGGAGCAGCCTGAGTCGGACGTCAGCCCAATCTCAGAGCCGGAGGAGCCAGCGCAGCCTGGCACACCCACCTCACCcccagcagaggaggaagaggaagagagcGAAGGCCCTGCTGAGGCCCAGGAGCGGAGCTCAAGTCCAGCCCCTGCCCCATCACAGACCTTGGAGGCGACTGTGCAAG TTGCTGTGTCGGTGCCAAAGAAGAAGCGAAGGTTGAAGGAGCTGAACAAGAAGGAGGCAGTAGGCGATTTGCTGGATGCCTTTAAAGAG TCTCAGATCAGCGACAGTGCCTCAGAGGTGGAAAACAAGCCTCCCCCTTCTGCCCCTGCCCGTGAAACAGAAGAAGCAGCCCCCACCCGTCCCCAGGAGGAGTCGGAGGAGAcgtgggaggagaaggaggacaAACTGGCCCCAGAGAAGGGCAAGGCTGGGGACCAGAAGTACCGCTACAAGGAAG AACAGTGGAAGCCATTGAATCCTGAGGAGAAAAAGCGGTATGACCGGGAGTTCCTGCTGGGCTTCCAGTTCATCTTTGCCAGCATGCAGAAACCTGAGGGGCTGCCCCAGATCACAGATGTGGTGCTGGACAAG CCCTGTGTACCTTCGCAGGCCAACAAGACCCCATTGCGGGCACTCGACCCTATCCGCCTCAGCGGCATGAACTGCAGCCCTGACTTCACCCCTTCCTTTGCCAACCTTGGACGGCCTGTCATGGGCAACAGGGGTCTG CCCTCAGGGTTGGGTCCTCGCCGCTCACAGCAGACTCAGAGGAAGGAACCCCGCAAAATCATTGCCACTGTGTCCCTCAATGAGGATGTCAAGCTGAACAAGGCTGAGAAGGCCTGGAAACCCAGCAGCAAGCGTGCCTCTGAGGAGGAGGATCCTGAGAACATCAAGACACAG GAACTACTTCGCCGCGTCCGCAGCATCCTTAACAAGCTGACGCCCCAAATGTTCCAGCAATTGATGAAGCAGGTGATGGAGTTGTCCATCGACACGGAGGAAAGACTCAAGGGTGTCATTGACCTTGTCTTCGAGAAAGCCATCTCGGAGCCAAACTTCTCTGTTGCCTACGCTAACATGTGCCGTTGCCTTATGGGG CTCAAAGTGCCCACGACAGACAAGCCCACAGTGACTGTGAACTTCCGCAAGCTGCTGCTCAACCGCTGCCAGAAGGAGTTTGAGAAGGACAAGGATGACGACGAGATCTTCGAGAAGCGTCAGAAAGAAATGGATGATGCCAGTGCT CCCGAGGAGAAGGCACGTATGAAGGATGAGCTGGAGGAGGCGCGGGACAAGGCCCGACGGAGGTCTCTGGGTAACATCAAGTTCATTGGAGAGCTTTTCAAACTGAAGATGCTGACAGAGGCCATCATGCATGACTGCGTGGTGAAGCTACTCAAAAACCACGATGAGGAGTCTCTTGAGTGCCTTTGTCGCCTGCTTACAACCATTGGCAAGGACTTAGACTTTGAGAAGGCCAAG CCCAGAATGGACCAGTACTTCAACCAGATGGAGAAAATCATCAAGGAGAAGAAGACATCATCCCGAATCCGTTTTATGCTGCAGGATGTGATTGATCTCAGGCGG AATAGCTGGGTGCCACGGCGAGGAGATCAGGGCCCCAAAACCATCGACCAGATCCACAAAGAGGCAGAGATGGAGGAGCATCGGGAACACATCAAAGTGCAGCAGCTCATGTCAAAAGACAAAAGGAGAGGACCTCCTGGACCATCCATCAGTG GTGGACGCAGCAGCCTGGTTGCAGATGATGGCTGGAACACTGTGCCCATCAGCAAGGGCAACCGGCCTATCGACACTAGCCGGCTAACGAAAATCACCAAG CCTGGATTGATCGACTCCAACAACCAGCTCTTTGCGCCAGGCGGGCGTCTGAGCTGGGGCAAAGGCAGTAGTGGAGGGTCTGGTGCAAAGCCTGCAGATTCAG CATCTGATTCAGGGCGACCGGCCACAAGCACCTTGAATCGCTTCTCAGCACTCCAACAGTCCACCCCTGCCGAGAGTTCAGAGTCCCGTCGCGTGGTGCAGAG GAGCAGTTCCAGCCGCGACAGGTCAGAAAAGGCTGGAGACAGAGGGGACCGGGAGTCACGTTCAGAGAAGAGCAGCGACCGTCTGGAGCGTCCCGATCGGGGTGAGCGGGGAGAGAGGAACAGGTCTGCTGTCACCAAGAGGAGCTTCAGCAAAGAGACAGAGGACAGGAGTAGAGAACGGGAAAAGCAGAGTGGCCCTGAGGCTGTGCGCAAAACTGCTAGTATGTCAGAGGAACGGGACAGGAGCCGAGAGACAA TTAAACAAGAGCCAGCACCTCCTGCGGCATCGCCCAAACCCATGCTGtcagaggaggagctggagaagaaaTCTAAGGCGATCATAGAGGAATATCTGCACATCAATGATATGAAG GAGgccctgcagtgtgtgcaggagctgggcagcccCTCCTTGCTCTACGTCTTCGTGCGGAATGGCATTGAGTCCACGCTTGAGCGGAGCACGATCTCCCGCGAGCACATGGGGATCCTGCTGTGCCACCTGGTGAAGGCTGGCACGCTCTCCAAGGAGCAGTACTATAAAGG GCTGCGGGAGATCCTGGAGATTGCGGAAGACATGGAGATTGATATCCCGCACATCTGGCTGTATCTCGCCGAGCTCATAACACCTATCCTGCAAGAGGAAGGCATCCCAATGGAGGAGCTGTTCAG GGAGATAACAAAGCCCCTGGTGCCCCTTGGGAAGGCCACCACACTGCTGGTCGAGGTGCTGGGCTTATTGTGCAAGGGCATG AGCCAGAAGACTGCGGGCAAGCTGTGGCGAGATGGGGgcctgagctggaaggaattCCTGCCTGAGGACCAGGATGTCAACAAATTCGTCACAGAACAG AAATTGGAGTACACGATGGGAGACAACTCGGACACGCCAAGCTGCAAGGAGCTGACCTCGGAGGAGCTGTGCAAGCAAATGGACAAACTGCTGAAGGAGAACTCGAACAACCAAAGAATATATGACTGGATTGAG gCCAACCTAAGTGAGCAGCAGGTCTCGTCCAACACATTTATCAGGGCCCTGATGACATCTGTGTGCCATTCAGCCATCATCT TTGAGAACCCGTACCGTGTGGATGCCCTGGTGATCCGCAACCGGGCCAAGCTGCTGCAGAAGTACATGCGGGATGAGCAGAAGGAGCTTCAGGCACTCTACGCCTTGCAGGCTTTGGTGGTGAAGTTGGACCAGCCTCCAA ACCTGCTTCGGATGTTCTTCGATGCTCTCTATGATGAGGACGTCATCAAGGAGGAGGCTTTCTACAAGTGGGAGTCCAGCAAGGACCCAGCCGAGCAGCAGGGCAAAGGGGTGGCCCTGAAATCAGTGACAGCATTTTTCACCTGGCTCCGGGAAGCAGAGGACGAGTCAGACAACAACTGA
- the EIF4G1 gene encoding eukaryotic translation initiation factor 4 gamma 1 isoform X4 — MNKAPQPTGGAPTAPHPAPSPGLPQSAFPPGQTAPVIFNPTPTSQMNTPSQPRQFPAGPRAIHQQHFYQNRAQPPASASRVQSNTTARPGPPAHVYPAASQVMMIPSQISYTPSQGAYYIPGQGRSTYVVPTQQYPVQPGAPSFYPGASPTEFGTYAGAYYPAQGVQQFPAGVPTAQVIVSQQPSIPPKRERKTIRIRDPNQGGKDITEEIMSGARTSSTPTPPQAGSSLEPQANGETPHVAVIVRPDDRPKPALVVSKPVSLEPSKSASPSPPPPLIPEVEPVVMSTVTLVPMEPPVEADTKVELGEAPPDLHQTFSAITTVPGAGELPLVPPPDMDTVAVVEEEVAEEEEEVAVPLLEPTLQAPALPEVPSVPVAPLMPAVPPVPAVPSPPLVVPLVPEAPAKPASPSPPPPQEEPCPEPVAEPAAEANGVLEEVPEPQPEAPVCQPVPVPVSEPVPVLTSAPTLDSPIAQPEELPLPNGMEGSSKVEPSEEQPESDVSPISEPEEPAQPGTPTSPPAEEEEEESEGPAEAQERSSSPAPAPSQTLEATVQVAVSVPKKKRRLKELNKKEAVGDLLDAFKESQISDSASEVENKPPPSAPARETEEAAPTRPQEESEETWEEKEDKLAPEKGKAGDQKYRYKEEQWKPLNPEEKKRYDREFLLGFQFIFASMQKPEGLPQITDVVLDKPCVPSQANKTPLRALDPIRLSGMNCSPDFTPSFANLGRPVMGNRGLPSGLGPRRSQQTQRKEPRKIIATVSLNEDVKLNKAEKAWKPSSKRASEEEDPENIKTQELLRRVRSILNKLTPQMFQQLMKQVMELSIDTEERLKGVIDLVFEKAISEPNFSVAYANMCRCLMGLKVPTTDKPTVTVNFRKLLLNRCQKEFEKDKDDDEIFEKRQKEMDDASAPEEKARMKDELEEARDKARRRSLGNIKFIGELFKLKMLTEAIMHDCVVKLLKNHDEESLECLCRLLTTIGKDLDFEKAKPRMDQYFNQMEKIIKEKKTSSRIRFMLQDVIDLRRNSWVPRRGDQGPKTIDQIHKEAEMEEHREHIKVQQLMSKDKRRGPPGPSISGGRSSLVADDGWNTVPISKGNRPIDTSRLTKITKPGLIDSNNQLFAPGGRLSWGKGSSGGSGAKPADSASDSGRPATSTLNRFSALQQSTPAESSESRRVVQRSSSSRDRSEKAGDRGDRESRSEKSSDRLERPDRGERGERNRSAVTKRSFSKETEDRSREREKQSGPEAVRKTASMSEERDRSRETIKQEPAPPAASPKPMLSEEELEKKSKAIIEEYLHINDMKEALQCVQELGSPSLLYVFVRNGIESTLERSTISREHMGILLCHLVKAGTLSKEQYYKGLREILEIAEDMEIDIPHIWLYLAELITPILQEEGIPMEELFREITKPLVPLGKATTLLVEVLGLLCKGMSQKTAGKLWRDGGLSWKEFLPEDQDVNKFVTEQKLEYTMGDNSDTPSCKELTSEELCKQMDKLLKENSNNQRIYDWIEANLSEQQVSSNTFIRALMTSVCHSAIIFENPYRVDALVIRNRAKLLQKYMRDEQKELQALYALQALVVKLDQPPNLLRMFFDALYDEDVIKEEAFYKWESSKDPAEQQGKGVALKSVTAFFTWLREAEDESDNN, encoded by the exons ATGAACAAAGCTCCACAGCCCACAGGAGGAGCCCCGACAGCCCCGCACCCTGCCCCTTCTCCCGGACTTCCACAG TCAGCGTTCCCACCTGGTCAGACGGCACCTGTGATTTTTAACCCGACACCGACCTCACAAATGAATACGCCTTCTCAGCCACGACAG TTTCCAGCAGGGCCTCGTGCTATTCACCAGCAG CATTTCTACCAGAACAGGGCCCAGCCTCCTGCCAGCGCGTCCCGCGTGCAGAGCAACACAACGGCCCGGCCTGGCCCTCCTGCCCATGTGTATCCAGCTGCTTCCCAGGTGATGATGATACCCTCCCAGATATCCTACACACCTTCCCAAGGAGCCTATTACATTCCCGGACAG GGTCGTTCAACGTACGTTGTCCCAACACAACAGTACCCAGTTCAGCCTGGTGCCCCTAGTTTTTACCCTGGAGCCAGCCCCACAGAGTTTGGGACTTACG CGGGTGCTTATTACCCGGCCCAGGGGGTGCAGCAGTTCCCAGCGGGGGTCCCCACTGCCCAGGTCATTGTGAGCCAGCAGCCGTCGATCCCCCCAAAACGAGAACGCAAGACG ATTCGGATACGAGACCCCAACCAAGGTGGCAAAGACatcactgaagaaataatgtCCGGAGCAAGGACCTCATCtacccccacccctccccag GCTGGAAGCAGTTTGGAACCCCAGGCTAATGGAGAAACCCCTCATGTAGCAGTCATTGTCCGGCCAG ATGACCGCCCAAAGCCTGCGCTGGTGGTGAGCAAGCCTGTCTCCCTGGAGCCCAGCAAGTCAGCGTCCCCGTcgcctccccctcccctcatCCCCGAGGTGGAGCCTGTGGTGATGTCAACTGTGACGCTGGTGCCAATGGAGCCCCCCGTGGAAGCGGACACTAAAGTGGAGCTGGGCGAGGCGCCGCCCGACCTGCACCAGACGTTTAGCGCTATCACTACAGTGCCAGGGGCTGGGGAGTTGCCCCTCGTACCCCCACCTGACATGGACACGGTGGCTGTGGTGGAGGAGGAGGtagcagaggaggaggaagaggttGCCGTTCCTCTCCTGGAGCCCACCTTGCAGGCGCCCGCCTTGCCCGAGGTGCCATCGGTGCCTGTTGCCCCCCTCATGCCAGCTGTGCCCCCAGTGCCAGCTGTGCCGTCACCACCGCTCGTTGTCCCACTGGTCCCTGAAGCACCTGCCAAACCCGCCTCTCCCAGCCCACCGCCGCCCCAGGAAGAGCCCTGCCCTGAGCCTGTtgctgagcctgctgctgaGGCCAATGGGGTTTTAGAGGAGGTGCCCGAGCCTCAACCTGAGGCACCTGTGTGCCAGCCGGTGCCCGTACCCGTCTCGGAGCCTGTCCCGGTGCTCACCTCAGCGCCCACCCTGGACTCCCCCATTGCGCAGCCTGAAGAACTGCCCTTGCCCAACGGGATGGAGGGCTCCAGCAAAGTGGAGCCGAGTGAGGAGCAGCCTGAGTCGGACGTCAGCCCAATCTCAGAGCCGGAGGAGCCAGCGCAGCCTGGCACACCCACCTCACCcccagcagaggaggaagaggaagagagcGAAGGCCCTGCTGAGGCCCAGGAGCGGAGCTCAAGTCCAGCCCCTGCCCCATCACAGACCTTGGAGGCGACTGTGCAAG TTGCTGTGTCGGTGCCAAAGAAGAAGCGAAGGTTGAAGGAGCTGAACAAGAAGGAGGCAGTAGGCGATTTGCTGGATGCCTTTAAAGAG TCTCAGATCAGCGACAGTGCCTCAGAGGTGGAAAACAAGCCTCCCCCTTCTGCCCCTGCCCGTGAAACAGAAGAAGCAGCCCCCACCCGTCCCCAGGAGGAGTCGGAGGAGAcgtgggaggagaaggaggacaAACTGGCCCCAGAGAAGGGCAAGGCTGGGGACCAGAAGTACCGCTACAAGGAAG AACAGTGGAAGCCATTGAATCCTGAGGAGAAAAAGCGGTATGACCGGGAGTTCCTGCTGGGCTTCCAGTTCATCTTTGCCAGCATGCAGAAACCTGAGGGGCTGCCCCAGATCACAGATGTGGTGCTGGACAAG CCCTGTGTACCTTCGCAGGCCAACAAGACCCCATTGCGGGCACTCGACCCTATCCGCCTCAGCGGCATGAACTGCAGCCCTGACTTCACCCCTTCCTTTGCCAACCTTGGACGGCCTGTCATGGGCAACAGGGGTCTG CCCTCAGGGTTGGGTCCTCGCCGCTCACAGCAGACTCAGAGGAAGGAACCCCGCAAAATCATTGCCACTGTGTCCCTCAATGAGGATGTCAAGCTGAACAAGGCTGAGAAGGCCTGGAAACCCAGCAGCAAGCGTGCCTCTGAGGAGGAGGATCCTGAGAACATCAAGACACAG GAACTACTTCGCCGCGTCCGCAGCATCCTTAACAAGCTGACGCCCCAAATGTTCCAGCAATTGATGAAGCAGGTGATGGAGTTGTCCATCGACACGGAGGAAAGACTCAAGGGTGTCATTGACCTTGTCTTCGAGAAAGCCATCTCGGAGCCAAACTTCTCTGTTGCCTACGCTAACATGTGCCGTTGCCTTATGGGG CTCAAAGTGCCCACGACAGACAAGCCCACAGTGACTGTGAACTTCCGCAAGCTGCTGCTCAACCGCTGCCAGAAGGAGTTTGAGAAGGACAAGGATGACGACGAGATCTTCGAGAAGCGTCAGAAAGAAATGGATGATGCCAGTGCT CCCGAGGAGAAGGCACGTATGAAGGATGAGCTGGAGGAGGCGCGGGACAAGGCCCGACGGAGGTCTCTGGGTAACATCAAGTTCATTGGAGAGCTTTTCAAACTGAAGATGCTGACAGAGGCCATCATGCATGACTGCGTGGTGAAGCTACTCAAAAACCACGATGAGGAGTCTCTTGAGTGCCTTTGTCGCCTGCTTACAACCATTGGCAAGGACTTAGACTTTGAGAAGGCCAAG CCCAGAATGGACCAGTACTTCAACCAGATGGAGAAAATCATCAAGGAGAAGAAGACATCATCCCGAATCCGTTTTATGCTGCAGGATGTGATTGATCTCAGGCGG AATAGCTGGGTGCCACGGCGAGGAGATCAGGGCCCCAAAACCATCGACCAGATCCACAAAGAGGCAGAGATGGAGGAGCATCGGGAACACATCAAAGTGCAGCAGCTCATGTCAAAAGACAAAAGGAGAGGACCTCCTGGACCATCCATCAGTG GTGGACGCAGCAGCCTGGTTGCAGATGATGGCTGGAACACTGTGCCCATCAGCAAGGGCAACCGGCCTATCGACACTAGCCGGCTAACGAAAATCACCAAG CCTGGATTGATCGACTCCAACAACCAGCTCTTTGCGCCAGGCGGGCGTCTGAGCTGGGGCAAAGGCAGTAGTGGAGGGTCTGGTGCAAAGCCTGCAGATTCAG CATCTGATTCAGGGCGACCGGCCACAAGCACCTTGAATCGCTTCTCAGCACTCCAACAGTCCACCCCTGCCGAGAGTTCAGAGTCCCGTCGCGTGGTGCAGAG GAGCAGTTCCAGCCGCGACAGGTCAGAAAAGGCTGGAGACAGAGGGGACCGGGAGTCACGTTCAGAGAAGAGCAGCGACCGTCTGGAGCGTCCCGATCGGGGTGAGCGGGGAGAGAGGAACAGGTCTGCTGTCACCAAGAGGAGCTTCAGCAAAGAGACAGAGGACAGGAGTAGAGAACGGGAAAAGCAGAGTGGCCCTGAGGCTGTGCGCAAAACTGCTAGTATGTCAGAGGAACGGGACAGGAGCCGAGAGACAA TTAAACAAGAGCCAGCACCTCCTGCGGCATCGCCCAAACCCATGCTGtcagaggaggagctggagaagaaaTCTAAGGCGATCATAGAGGAATATCTGCACATCAATGATATGAAG GAGgccctgcagtgtgtgcaggagctgggcagcccCTCCTTGCTCTACGTCTTCGTGCGGAATGGCATTGAGTCCACGCTTGAGCGGAGCACGATCTCCCGCGAGCACATGGGGATCCTGCTGTGCCACCTGGTGAAGGCTGGCACGCTCTCCAAGGAGCAGTACTATAAAGG GCTGCGGGAGATCCTGGAGATTGCGGAAGACATGGAGATTGATATCCCGCACATCTGGCTGTATCTCGCCGAGCTCATAACACCTATCCTGCAAGAGGAAGGCATCCCAATGGAGGAGCTGTTCAG GGAGATAACAAAGCCCCTGGTGCCCCTTGGGAAGGCCACCACACTGCTGGTCGAGGTGCTGGGCTTATTGTGCAAGGGCATG AGCCAGAAGACTGCGGGCAAGCTGTGGCGAGATGGGGgcctgagctggaaggaattCCTGCCTGAGGACCAGGATGTCAACAAATTCGTCACAGAACAG AAATTGGAGTACACGATGGGAGACAACTCGGACACGCCAAGCTGCAAGGAGCTGACCTCGGAGGAGCTGTGCAAGCAAATGGACAAACTGCTGAAGGAGAACTCGAACAACCAAAGAATATATGACTGGATTGAG gCCAACCTAAGTGAGCAGCAGGTCTCGTCCAACACATTTATCAGGGCCCTGATGACATCTGTGTGCCATTCAGCCATCATCT TTGAGAACCCGTACCGTGTGGATGCCCTGGTGATCCGCAACCGGGCCAAGCTGCTGCAGAAGTACATGCGGGATGAGCAGAAGGAGCTTCAGGCACTCTACGCCTTGCAGGCTTTGGTGGTGAAGTTGGACCAGCCTCCAA ACCTGCTTCGGATGTTCTTCGATGCTCTCTATGATGAGGACGTCATCAAGGAGGAGGCTTTCTACAAGTGGGAGTCCAGCAAGGACCCAGCCGAGCAGCAGGGCAAAGGGGTGGCCCTGAAATCAGTGACAGCATTTTTCACCTGGCTCCGGGAAGCAGAGGACGAGTCAGACAACAACTGA